GCGGCGCGAATCTTCGACATGGCGTCGAAGGCAGCGTCGCAGGCGTTCACGCTGATCGCCAGGCTGATGCCCGACAAATGCAGAAACTGTGCGCCCGCCAGGGCCTCGCCCGGCAGATCCTGAGCCCGATAGCGGCTCGCAGCGGAACCCGCGCGCAGATAGTCGAAGTGGTGACCGTTCTCGTCGTGCGATACGAAATAGACGCCGGTTGGCGACTGGCCGTCCACGCGCACGTAGCGAGTATCGACCTGTTCGTCGCGCCACAGATCGAGCAGCATGCGTCCGAACAGATCGTCGCCCACGGCGCTCACGAAGCCCGTGCTCACGCCCTGACGGCGTGCGGCAATGGCGAAGTTGGACGTGTCGCCGCCGAAACCCTGCAGATAGCGACGGGCGTCGTCGGGCGACTGGTTGAACTCGACCATCGCTTCGCCCATTGCGAGCACTTGCGGCGTTTGCTTCGTTTGCGTCGCTTGCATCGCTTGCTTCGACTGGGAATCCTGTTGCGTCATCAGACCACCTCGCCCCACAGATCGTGGCCATCGGCACCGGTGACTTCGACGTTGACGAACTCACCCACCTTGAGGCGCTTCGCGGCCTTGGCCGTCGGCTCGATGTACACGAGGCCGTCGATT
The Pandoraea oxalativorans genome window above contains:
- a CDS encoding sugar kinase, which gives rise to MQATQTKQTPQVLAMGEAMVEFNQSPDDARRYLQGFGGDTSNFAIAARRQGVSTGFVSAVGDDLFGRMLLDLWRDEQVDTRYVRVDGQSPTGVYFVSHDENGHHFDYLRAGSAASRYRAQDLPGEALAGAQFLHLSGISLAISVNACDAAFDAMSKIRAAGGKVSFDTNLRLKLWPLARARATMREAFSLTDVCLPSWDDVTAVTGLEDRDAILDELLSHGVKIVALKLGREGCYVATPEERRIVAPYPVQAIDATGAGDCFGGAFVARLALGDDPFAAARYANVCAALSTTGYGAVAPVPSAEQVLRQLAN